NNNNNNNNNNNNNNNNNNNNNNNNNNNNNNNNNNNNNNNNNNNNNNNNNNNNNNNNNNNNNNNNNNNNNNNNNNNNNNNNNNNNNNNNNNNNNNNNNNNNNNNNNNNNNTTTATGCCATATTCTGAATGTGCAGTTGCTCAGCTCGAAACAGCACACTACATACAAAGTTGAAAGGAAACTTGGACATCCTTTGGAGCCACGAGTAGCCTGGCTGGTGCTGGAGGTCCTCTCGCATGAGGACCCAAGGAGGATACGGCAGGAACCTGGCTCGTCCCAGAGCGTCTCGCGTGTCTCCCGTCCTCACACCTGCAGCCAGTGGAACGAAACTGACATTATATGTACAGTAACGATCTAATGATCATGTCAAATTGGAACGAGAAACAAGTGAATTTATACCCTAATTTATATCTTTGTTTAGAAATAATAGTCGTTTAACACCTGACTTTCGTAAGTCTAAGCTTGATTATTTCACAAATTAATATGGTAGTAAAAAGCACTGCGGCGAAAAGAAGTAACTTatcagatatagattatattgtaaactttgaagaaataaaacaaatagaaatatatcACGAGTTACCTAGAGCCGCCATACAGGCACCCATGTTGACGTCCTCATAGGAGGTGAGGCCCGGCAGATGGCACTCCTGCAGAAGGGTTTTCTGTAGCAGTCTGACGGCGGGGCTGCTGAGGACGTAGCCAGCGCCGCCGGACATGTACTCCACCCGCAGGGAGCGAGATTCGTCCTGTGGTACGGAATCCATTGTAATGAATCGAAATAACTGCCAGTAAAACGTTGTTTCTGCAATAAATGGTCATGTATTTTCTATCCACATCGCCGTTTACAAGAAACTAAATTGGATTATTGAATATCAACTGGATCAGTATATAAAACTACATTTTCGTACTCTCCAATGATACTGGCTGTGCTAAATGTAAATACGTAGAGAAATTTGAGTCTTTGTTAGGAAAACTAACATCTAATTAGAAGCTAATATCTTCCTATGTAACTTCATAAAAAANNNNNNNNNNNNNNNNNNNNNNNNNNNNNNNNNNNNNNNNNNNNNNNNNNNNNNNNNNNNNNNNNNNNNNNNNNNNNNNNNNNNNNNNNNNNNNNNNNNNNNNNNNNNNNNNNNNNNNNNNNNNNNNNNNNNNNNNNNNNNNNNNNNNNNNNNNNNNNNNNNNNNNNNNNNNNNNNNNNNNNNNNNNNNNNNNNNNNNNNNNNNNNNNNNNNNNNNNNNNNNNNNNNNNNNNNNNNNNNNNNNNNNNNNNNNNNNNNNNNNNNNNNNNNNNNNNNNNNNNNNNNNNNNNNNNNNNNNNNNNNNNNNNNNNNNNNNNNNNNNNNNNNNNNNNNNNNNNNNNNNNNNNNNNNNNNNNNNNNNNNNNNNNNNNNNNNNNNNNNNNNNNNNNNNNNNNNNNNNNNNNNNNNNNNNNNNNNNNNNNNNNNNNNNNNNNNNNNNNNNNNNNNNNNNNNNNNNNNNNNNNNNNNNNNNNNNNNNNNNNNNNNNNNNNNNNNNNNNNNNNNNNNNNNNNNNNNNNNNNNNNNNNNNNNNNNNNNNNNNNNNNNNNNNNNNNNNNNNNNNNNNNNNNNNNNNNNNNNNNNNNNNNNNNNNNNNNNNNNNNNNNNNNNNNNNNNNNNNNNNNNNNNNNNNNNNNNNNNNNNNNNNNNNNNNNNNNNNNNNNNNNNNNNNNNNNNNNNNNNNNNNNNNNNNNNNNNNNNAGAAAGCCATTAGCAAAAGACCCTACCGTAAACACCAACGGCAGGCCGAGGAAGAGCGACACGGAGGAGTCGAACTCGCCGAGGAGATCGAGGAGGCGAGGGTACAGAAGGAAGGTGTCGTCGTCGGCCTTGAGGAACCACTGCGCCGAGGCCGCGTCCACCGCCCTCAGCCCGTGCAGTACTTTGCCCCACAGGTCCTCGTACCTGGATCGAGGGCCGCCATGAGAAGAAGCGAGGCAGGAGGAGAGATGTTAGAGACATATTCCCGTTGTTTTCTTTATCGCATTCTCTTTTATCAAAGtctgcctcttctttcttttgaTGTATTTTTACCTCACTTTTCACCTTACTCTGCTTCTACTGACCCCGTGTAGTTGGAGAGTATAACGTTGGGGAGATCGGGGTGGGTggcggaggaaaggaaaaaggtttttgggcaGGGTGTGGGCGGCCGGGGGTCCCTCCAAGCAGCCCCCTGGTGCCGGGCGCGGTCCTCGTGGTGCCCCGGGGAAGTCACCACCAGGCAGGTCACTCGGGACGATCCATCTTTCAGGGGCGTCCTCCTGGGGCTGCGGGGAAACTCCTTCCAAAGCAGTGCTTCTGTCTTGTCCTGCTGTGTGTGACTGAGAAAGAAATTGATTAACTGTAATGGGCCACGGTTGATTTGCGCTATCAGAGTGAAAATCATGATTTGTGCCCCATATTGTGACTGTAAGAAAATCAGTTGccgttatatttaaaaaattaggtTGACTTACCTGTAATAGGCACTATTCGTATGATGAGGCAGGCACataagcacaaaaaaaatatttatgtaaattaagaataatgattttggtagaaaaaaacaatgcactaacacagtagagtgttttaccatccNNNNNNNNNNNNNNNNNNNNNNNNNNNNNNNNNNNNNNNNNNNNNNNNNNNNNNNNNNNNNNNNNNNNNNNNNNNNNNNNNNNNNNNNNNNNNNNNNNNNNNNNNNNNNNNNNNNNNNNNNNNNNNNNNNNNNNNNNNNNNNNNNNNNNNNNNNNNNNNNNNNNNNNNNNNNNNNNNNNNNNNNNNNNNNNNNNNNNNNNNNNNNNNNNNNNNNNNNNNNNNNNNNNNNNNNNNNNNNNNNNNNNNNNNNNNNNNNNNNNNNNNNNNNNNNNNNNNNNNNNNNNNNNNNNNNNNNNNNNNNNNNNNNNNNNNNNNNNNNNNNNNNNNNNNNNNNNNNNNNNNNNNNNNNNNNNNNNNNNNNNNNNNNNNNNNNNNNNNNNNNNNNNNNNNNNNNNNNNNNNNNNNNNNNNNNNNNNNNNNNNNNNNNNNNNNNNNNNNNNNNNNNNNNNNNNNNNNNNNNNNNNNNNNNNNNNNNNNNNNNNNNNNNNNNNNNNNNNNNNNNNNNNNNNNNNNNNNNNNNNNNNNNNNNNNNNNNNNNNNNNNNNNNNNNNNNNNNNNNNNNNNNNNNNNNNNNNNNNNNNNNNNNNNNNNNNNNNNNNNNNNNNNNNNNNNNNNNNNNNNNNNNNNNNNNNNNNNNNNNNNNNNNNNNNNNNNNNNNNNNNNNNNNNNNNNNNNNNNNNNNNNNNNNNNNNNNNNNNNNNNNNNNNNNNNNNNNNNNNNNNNNNNNNNNNNNNNNNNNNNNNNNNNNNNNNNNNNNNNNNNNNNNNNNNNNNNNNNNNNNNNNNNNNNNNNNNNNNNNNNNNNNNNNNNNNNNNNNNNNNNNNNNNNNNNNNNNNNNNNNNNNNNNNNNNNNNNNNNNNNNNNNNNNNNNNNNNNNNNNNNNNNNNNNNNNNNNNNNNNNNNNNNNNNNNNNNNNNNNNNNNNNNNNNNNNNNNNNNNNNNNNNNNNNNNNNNNNNNNNNNNNNNNNNNNNNNNNNNNNNNNNNNNNNNNNNNNNNNNNNNNNNNNNNNNNNNNNNNNNNNNNNNNNNNNNNNNNNNNNNNNNNNNNNNNNNNNNNNNNNNNNNNNNNNNNNNNNNNNNNNNNNNNNNNNNNNNNNNNNNNNNNNNNNNNNNNNNNNNNNNNNNNNNNNNNNNNNNNNNNNNNNNNNNNNNNNNNNNNNNNNNNNNNNNNNNNNNNNNNNNNNNNNNNNNNNNNNNNNNNNNNNNNNNNNNNNNNNNNNNNNNNNNNNNNNNNNNNNNNNNNNNNNNNNNNNNNNNNNNNNNNNNNNNNNNNNNNNNNNNNNNNNNNNNNNNNNNNNNNNNNNNNNNNNNNNNNNNNNNNNNNNNNNNNNNNNNNNNNNNNNNNNNNNNNNNNNNNNNNNNNNNNNNNNNNNNNNNNNNNNNNNNNNNNNNNNNNNNNNNNNNNNNNNNNNNNNNNNNNNNNNNNNNNNNNNNNNNNNNNNNNNNNNNNNNNNNNNNNNNNNNNNNNNNNNNNNNNNNNNNNNNNNNNNNNNNNNNNNNNNNNNNNNNTTTTTATTGATAACGAACAGTGCAACACTTACCCAAAAAATATGGTTAAAGTATTACCGTTGCTAACCTTGCAGAACCCATCATTCACTGAAATATATTACAACCCAACCTAGCCCATTTCCTTCTAAAATACTGAACGTTGTCTTTATTAGTACCTCATTTCCAGACCACTCCTGCTGTCTCCAACCACCATTACCTTAAAAACCTGAAGACGAGAACTACGCTGACGAAGCTGAGGGTCAAGAGTAAGAGAACCGGGAGGCaagtccttctccttctccagatCATCGCTTATTTGGTACTGAAGGCTGTCTCACTGAGGCTTGAGCACTGAGTCTGATTTTGAACGAAGTGCTTTACTCTCAGGAGTAACACTGAAAGTTTATTGTACATTGGCCTCTTTAGTAGTTTTAAGAGTCACTGGTATAGTTACATCATAGGTGCGCCAAGACGGAAGTGGAAAGCAAAGGCATAATCACTTTTATGAAATGAACTTTCGTGTACAGCCAGTATCACTAGCGTGGTGCGTACTGACTGAGTGACAGAGAACTGATGGCAAGGCTACGCTCTCTTCCTATCGCTCGTATCACACGCTTATCA
This window of the Penaeus monodon isolate SGIC_2016 chromosome 31, NSTDA_Pmon_1, whole genome shotgun sequence genome carries:
- the LOC119593189 gene encoding LOW QUALITY PROTEIN: glycoprotein-N-acetylgalactosamine 3-beta-galactosyltransferase 1-like (The sequence of the model RefSeq protein was modified relative to this genomic sequence to represent the inferred CDS: deleted 1 base in 1 codon) — its product is MIWRRRRTCLPVLLLLTLSFVSVVLVFRFLSHTQQDKTEALLWKEFPRSPRRTPLKDGSSRVTCLVVTSPGHHEDRARHQGAAWRDPRPPTPCPKTFFLSSATHPDLPNVILSNYTGYEDLWGKVLHGLRAVDAASAQWFLKADDDTFLLYPRLLDLLGEFDSSVSLFLGLPLVFTDESRSLRVEYMSGGAGYVLSSPAVRLLQKTLLQECHLPGLTSYEDVNMGACMAALGVRTGDTRDALGRARFLPYPPWVLMREDLQHQPGYSWLQRMSKFPFNFGIEHMSDRSSASTRSGTLGTSTPSST